The following DNA comes from Labrus mixtus chromosome 8, fLabMix1.1, whole genome shotgun sequence.
CGTGTGTTTTCTGACACAGCTGCCTGCTCCACGCTCCCAGCTGGGTGCTCTTTGGTCTGGAGGGGATGTAAGCTGCAACCATGAAGCAGTAACTGGTAGCTGCGTCCAGCTTGGTCACCTCGGCCCTACTGCTGTCAGATATGTTCTCTCTCTGTGGAGACACAACAGCACATTACATACAGCTGGATACAGATGAATTagtctgtcctttttttaaactggaggAAGCAGGGAGAAATTCAACCTTTTTTCTGTTCTAACGTTTGGTATGTAGAAAATGTTGGATCGGAAAATTGGgatttgacatatttaaaattttatgttttattggaattcaaatttatttttttctcatgtctttTGTCAAATAtgctgtgttattgtgtgtagTAACTTTTGTAATAATTCAATCTCATGAACTAACTGAGCTTcatgttagagtgtgtgtgtgtgtgtgtgtgtgctgaatcCTTTACATTGCCTGTATTCCCAGACTTGTAGTAGATGATCTTATACTTGAGGTCTTTTCTAAAGATGTCTCTGATGGTGAGCTGCTTGGAGCCCTCGTGCACGCTGGTCAGAGTGTCGGTGATGTCGAGCCGTACTGTGCTCGCATTGAGGGCACGCACGCTGAACTCCACAGCGCTGATGTTACCTGAGGAAAGGAAAGAGTCAGAACTCCTGGTTACAGATAAAGTGACTTATTCATTCTGATTTTCCCACCAACTTCATATCGATGCGACAATCACGCACACTCTGAAAAATCTGCTTCAATAGTTCTttaaagaatttttttttttatttgaactttcaGCCACTGTAGTAACAGATAGAAATGCACAAGCTGTGTGTGAGCAAGCATCTCCCCTCTGACCATCCTGTAAACGGCTTTGGCCAGAGGTCGCACCGTGCATGCATACCGCGCATGCACGTACTGTGAGGGGTGATTCCTGCCACCATTAGCCTCACTGAGCAGAGGAGCGTGTCGATCGCCGCCTACCATACATGAACTGAGACCGTGACCAGTGACGTTGGAGAACAAACGTCACTTTTTACAACAATTCAGTGTGAATGAAAAGTGTGCGTGCAGAACtggcagagacagagcagaaaaaCTTTGCAGCTTAAAAAGACAGCTGAATTGGCAGGATGTGTTTTTCAGAAGACTCGTGTGAAATCAGTAAAGCCTGTCTGCAGTAGCTCGCATGTTTTGCTTAATTTGAATGAAGCTCAGAGTCAAATAGTTACAGCAATAAGTTCCTCCTTTGTAGGGATTATTGTGTCTGACACAATCAGCAGATACTGTCTAGCATACTTAAGGCCTTTGATGATACTTTGACTCATGAATGAATGACTTGCAACAgagtatttttttctaaatttgagacattttaTCTAATTTCCTCTTGTCTGACTGGATACTGTTAactgtgtatacgtgtgtgtgtgtgtgtgtgtgtgtgtgtgcgtgtgcgtgtgcgtgtgtgtgtgtgtgtgtgtgtgtgtgtgtgtgtgtgtgtgtgtgtgcgtgtgcgtgtgcgcatGTTTGAGCATGCTCGCGTGTGTGTACTACTTACTGTCTCTATAAGGGTTAAAGGGTGTGGACTCAGTGTGCTGGAACTCATCGTGGCCGTAGTCGTTGTCATGGTCTTCATTGTCTGTGAGGATGTCAGCAGTGTAAAACCTGTCACACAGATGATGGGGATCAGATatattacatacatacatattacAGCTGTCAAaggattcacttttttttatagcgCTGTATCGctatatttcaatatttaatcCCGATGAATCCCATTTTTAATTACATGTTTAAATTCCATGATTtcacatttacattaaaaataaaaacattttaggcttttattttgaattgctGTACTGTCTTAGGCTGAGAGAACTTGTTGTTTGAATACAacccatgcttttattttgaaataaaataaggaccTTCAGGTAGATCGACAGTTATGACCTTAACTTCACcacagaaaaaaattaaatacgTTAGGGATTTTAAATACATCGAAGGAGTTGACCACAATGTAAGGTCTGTCTGTTTGTCCCCCttcgttcattcatccattacacatttaaaaaaaaatgaactcaaCAAAAAGACATTCTTCTATTTGGGTTTTCAGAGGGAATGAGAGATGGGAGCGTTTGATGACCCTGCTatgaatgtgttcatttttaaattgcagTTAAAAGCTTTATCAAATGATactaaaatatttcattaaatgaaCGTGAGTAAGATCACAAGGCAAACATATAATGCAGATAAGAGAAAAGTATATAGATATGTATAGAACATACAGCCCTGTTCATGTCTTGTACTTACACGTTAAAAGGTCTGAGCTCCGCGGACAAATCACACTCTGACGCTGTCATCTCAATGCAGTTATGAGGCTCATACCAGTCACCGTCAGGCCTGACAAATGACACAAGAGATATAGTActataataataacacaaatcATATCACTCcaatctttaaaacacacaaacaaggtaACCatagacgaagcctgagtgacgtcacccatctgttcctgcagggggctccagaggctcattagcagcagccgccatgttggaaatcctgtctcagaaTAATTTTCAGTCAACCCGACAGGCTGAGagatggagctgaggcgggttttaagcctcttgatgaaccgttacattaggtcctgtcaatcatgtcagctttGCGCTTCACTATGGATAACActtatcattcataaaatcaaaaccaaaccccatacagtgtgtgcccatgatgacaacaactaatcagacctatttctttttttttgtaccaggctgtaaacatgtttatttatgctgtgaaaacggcttttttgaatgtggtaTGTATAACCCTTTttacacatacggaaatctcctgaagaactccggagatttggttacccggaggttctttaggctatgtgtgaacgcaaacagccgcatttttcgcgcagactttacccggagtttctccggccagacctctagtattttatccgcagaatatccgagtgagctgatgtctgaaagCGGCCGCATATATTCTGGAGATTTCAActtgagccaatagaaagagaatgacgtttatatagtgactggctaaagtgtctgcacgcgaccactacgatctccgtgcacgtaattaaatgtctgcattatgttttctgttcgtcagtatgttgttctcctctcttttgtggatgttgtcattccattggattacacaatataaaatattctcattataacgtcgtgtagctgACTCTGTTGCTatggccgctacttccgcgttgtttctttacgtcatgtcttacctcaagAAATTCTCtgtgccccctcccctctgacagggaaggtctccagctgtgaggagcatatgtgaacgactaggtcgggagaatctccggagaagtcctcctgtaaatatctagatattatccggagtgcatatgtgaaaacggcttgtgtgacttccggtgttcctggagccagcttcaagcggacactcgacgaactttGCACTTTCGCataggcttcatttttcaagaccggaggttgcctcTTGTCGACAACACAAAATTTATTTCAGTTCATCTGAACATGTAATTTAACATAACCATGCCAGGTTCTATAAATCGCTAAGTTGCCATTCCTTTTTGAGACCCTGATGATCCATCCAGTTTACTAAACAGTCTGAGCATTCATCTCCCCGAGGAGTGCAGTGCAGGAGACCCCACTGCCAAAACAAGCACAGCTCCTAATTCTCTTCAATAAGAGGGTTATTATTTGATCCAGGCTCTACTTTCCCAGACGTTAAATATGTGCAAGAACACATTCCAGAGATTACTTGACTTTGTATCAAGCACCATGTTGCAAAACGCTTTTTTACTGGAAATGGGGTAAGGTGCATCATGGGTGCATTGCATGTCCCTCTGAtaacaagcggcaacctccagcgatggaaaatgaagccaatgtggaaatgcaaaaaaatgcagttcctcaagtgtccacttgtcCAAGGTCCAAGCGACCTGGAAGTCCCATACACATATTTGTATGGGACCATATTTAAATTGaccagcagaaattaacatgtttaaaaccTGTGCctgtacctttttattttatgaaggatagGAGTTTTGCATGATAAGGGCCGTGACTGATCTTACTGCAAACAGGCTGGTTGTAGCGGTGTGTCTGGAGACTTAAGACCCGCCTCCCCTCCAGCTCTTTGTCTGTCGCTAGGTTGATCAAAGTTTAGCAGGGTCAGCTTTTACAATATCGCAATAGAAAGGCTTCCAAATCAGCCCTTCAGAAACAAACAGGTGACTGAGGCTCGGTCAATGTTTATAGGGTCTTTACTCATAACACAGTCACATACCTGCTGCGGCCTCCATGCAAAGCCCCCTTTACCTCCTCAGCTAAAGCcaaaccttttgtttttatagtcATATTTCTGTACTTTAACATCATTTTGAAGAACATTCATCATGCTTGTAAAGATATCCAAAGTGAAGAAATGTGCAAATCGTTGTGATTTGCACATTTCAAATCATCATTAAGTACAAATCAGTGCAAAATCTCATGAGCCTGCTGTTTTCCCTTGAAAACCTAAAACTTTAACAAAAGAAATTAAGTGAAGCagatttctgtcattttaaatctGCGTCTGACACTTAAAGGCACAAAAGTGTCAGAATGAATTCAGCtggcagcagtgaaacaggacGTAACGGCTGCAACATAATCCTTGAAGGAGAAGTCCCCAGACAATGAAAATCTCTTaaagttattgtttttgttttttcactgactggctcagattgttattctagtGTCTCTGCTGAGTCCGATCTTGTGACATCATCCTCTTCAAAGCCAGCAGACTCCCTCAAcaaaatctgtctttttatcTCGCAGGATACTGGGGTTGCTTTTTGTTCATCACTGCCTGACTTAGTTGGTTTTTTGTGCTCCTGTGTGTACTGTACAGAGGGTACGCATTGACACCACCTTTCCtcctgaccacgccccctcagTGGGaaggaaattacatttcatagACATCGAAGCCTTCAGTAGGGGACACGACAAGTCAAACCTACAAATATTTGCTTAAATTTAGGACACTCGATTTAAGCCTCGACAGAGATCCTTACTGTTTACAAAAGACACATTGGACCGTGCACATTCATATTTTCCTGACTTTTACACGTACATGATTTCAGAGCCACGGAATTAGCCTATAGACGAGCATGAAGACACACATGAGCCCGCTTCGATCAGTCATGGATGGGTTGgcaattttctccagatacctTTGTTAAggttttgtttgaaattgtctttaggtcctgacagaaataaataactcatgtgctctgaaaaaggaatgaagaaaatccgtcatctgtagcaattgtaagcctgtaaaaattTGTCTGCCAATGTCTGCCAcacgttctctaccccttgcgttgtctagcccacactcaaagatGACAGactttatactgtgagtttgttgttggccgttgtgagtagtaaaatagtcatGTTTGGTTTTTCATGTATcatgataaagtttagtgtttactttaCTGAAttagacatgagacgacgtagtttttcagggagcacagaggggaggaggtaGACGGAgaactgagggaatgctacagTTTTCAAagattaccaaccctgcctttaaggtcTTAAGCTGATCTGGTACTGTAAATGTCCCTCTTGTGAGACTTTGCAGGGATGACTGTGAGAAATTGAGTTGTCAGGATTTCCCACCGGGGATTAATTCAGGATTTCTGATCTGAACGGGCTCTTTAGGTGTGCATGCTGAAAATGGTGATGTCAGAATCTAACCAGCAGACATGACATGCAGGCATAGAAAATAACTGAATTTGATTGGCTGATCTGGTCAGGTTTACTTTATGGTTGctaaagagacatcagtattaaAATGAGACGACCAACATCacccttttgttttattcagggTTCAtctaaaatgtgtgtgtgcgtgtgtgtgtgtgtgtgtgtgtgtgtgtgttaactcaCCGAGAGAATTTCACAGTGTACGTCTGCTGAGGTGTTTTGGTGGTCCAGGTCAGCATGGTTTTAAAGTCCAGGGATGTCCAACGAACGTTCTCCGCTTTGGAGTTTGGATCTGTGAATTAAACGCAGCATTAGTCTCCACTCAGCCACGGACTCTCGTTATTCTCacatcctgtttttgttttctcaaaaatcaaacaacatgTAGAACGACTCGGATAAACAATCGAGGAAAACAgccaccctcctcttcctcgtaaACAGATTATAATTAGAGTCAGATTTTTACTGAGAGCACAGCTGGGCGTGAGCCAAACGAGAGACTcgtacattttgtttctttgaagctgcagtttgtttgtgtttatttttgagaGGTTACATCCCTCTCTGCACAGCCTTCAGACTGCTGCTCATCTGTATCTGTTACAGAGCGGTGTGATTAGACCTCATCTAACCATTCAGCCTGCATGTCATTAAGATGTCAAAACCTACAAATATAGGgccaatgtttaaaaaataaaacgtctTCTCTAAATGGTCTAACCAGATGAAGCTGCTGCGTGTCCTCTGGGACGGGCGCTGGACGAGTCGGGGGTTTCCATCTATGAATCTTTCTCACTGTTCTTGTTTCTTGTATTATTTAAAGAATGTTTCTCAGCCGGGCTAgtctcaggacccaccaccaactccttaaaGAGAAACTGCGATCCgaattgtagttttctttttacctatcaaatgtatttaatgaaaaatgggCAGTTTGGACGTCAGATGGTAGAAAAACATGTGGCAGAACAAAGAGgtgcatcaaaacaaacaggtttaaaaagcgcttctctgactttttgacaccatttttttttccaggcccACATTTaagacccactgaaaacagctctgtgacccacttttggggTACCTACCCACCAGTTGAGATCCACTGATTTAAAGAATGTTTTGTAACATTATGATTGCTAAACTAGTGACTCAAGCATCCCCAcgctagaagaaaaaaaaagcgtcATTGGTTGGTCAGTTCCAGCAGCAGTA
Coding sequences within:
- the LOC132978671 gene encoding tissue factor-like yields the protein MASLKTLLYLGLFLFAEIITAADPNSKAENVRWTSLDFKTMLTWTTKTPQQTYTVKFSRPDGDWYEPHNCIEMTASECDLSAELRPFNVFYTADILTDNEDHDNDYGHDEFQHTESTPFNPYRDSNISAVEFSVRALNASTVRLDITDTLTSVHEGSKQLTIRDIFRKDLKYKIIYYKSGNTGNRENISDSSRAEVTKLDAATSYCFMVAAYIPSRPKSTQLGAWSRQLCQKTHGESNSMHELSTGALIAVIFVLLTVFIIIVTVTALCCRKRQQTDKSLQTTQSQTSAPV